In a single window of the Methanofollis ethanolicus genome:
- a CDS encoding cyclase family protein: MFHDITRELSEEILVFPGGDPAPSFTREEHEDYVITLLSLCTHTGTHIDAPSHYRKDAGGTVDAISLERLVGRCRVVDLGTQTAITREDLEERIGDAKKVLLKTWFSEKTAFDPGYPHLTADAAAFLADAGVACIGIDSPSIEAFDGDGTVHRTLLGNGIAIVELLDLSAVREGDYYMIALPLRLKGLDGAPARVILSDRPIS, from the coding sequence ATGTTCCATGACATCACGCGTGAGCTCTCCGAAGAGATCCTCGTCTTTCCCGGCGGCGACCCGGCGCCGTCGTTCACGAGAGAGGAGCATGAGGACTATGTCATCACCCTTCTCTCCCTCTGCACCCACACAGGCACGCACATCGACGCCCCTTCCCACTACCGGAAGGATGCGGGAGGAACGGTCGACGCCATCTCCCTTGAAAGGCTCGTCGGGAGGTGCCGGGTCGTCGACCTCGGGACACAAACCGCAATCACGCGGGAAGATCTCGAAGAGCGGATCGGCGATGCAAAAAAAGTTCTCCTGAAGACGTGGTTCTCCGAAAAGACTGCGTTCGATCCTGGTTACCCGCACCTGACCGCGGACGCCGCGGCCTTCCTCGCGGACGCCGGAGTCGCCTGCATCGGGATCGATTCCCCCTCCATCGAGGCCTTCGACGGCGACGGCACCGTCCACCGCACCCTCCTCGGGAACGGGATCGCCATCGTCGAACTCCTCGACCTTTCGGCTGTGAGGGAGGGTGACTATTATATGATCGCCCTCCCTCTCCGTCTCAAAGGGCTCGACGGGGCACCGGCGAGGGTGATCCTCTCGGACAGGCCCATATCCTGA
- a CDS encoding protein-L-isoaspartate(D-aspartate) O-methyltransferase: MERDYTEERRRMVDQQIRARGVRSARVAAAMLDVPRHLFVPPGLQGAAYGDHPLPIGSGQTISQPYIVAVMTELLAVEAGDRILEIGAGSGYQAAILGRLAAEVWTIERLPELADLAERNLAGIGAENVHVVTADGTLGLPEHAPYDGIIVTAATPSVPQPLFDQLADGGRLVAPVGSRGLQYLMCYTRKGDEIVPASWGAVCFVPLIGEHGWEE; the protein is encoded by the coding sequence ATGGAGAGGGACTATACAGAGGAGCGCCGCCGCATGGTGGACCAGCAGATCCGGGCGCGGGGTGTCAGGAGCGCCCGGGTCGCCGCCGCGATGCTCGATGTCCCCCGCCACCTGTTTGTCCCGCCCGGACTGCAGGGTGCGGCCTATGGCGACCATCCTCTCCCTATCGGGAGCGGGCAGACGATCTCCCAGCCCTATATCGTCGCGGTGATGACCGAACTCCTGGCGGTGGAGGCCGGCGACCGCATCCTTGAGATCGGGGCGGGGAGCGGATACCAGGCGGCGATCCTGGGCCGTCTTGCCGCGGAGGTCTGGACTATCGAGCGCCTGCCAGAACTTGCCGACCTGGCGGAGAGGAACCTTGCCGGCATCGGGGCGGAGAACGTCCATGTCGTCACCGCGGACGGCACCCTCGGCCTGCCCGAGCACGCTCCCTACGACGGGATCATCGTGACCGCGGCGACCCCCTCCGTCCCGCAGCCCCTCTTCGACCAGCTCGCCGACGGCGGGAGGCTTGTCGCACCGGTCGGCAGCCGGGGACTCCAGTACCTGATGTGCTACACCCGCAAGGGCGACGAGATCGTCCCGGCTTCGTGGGGGGCGGTCTGCTTCGTCCCCCTGATCGGGGAGCACGGCTGGGAGGAGTGA
- a CDS encoding SufB/SufD family protein, producing MPADMNEFYTLPEAEQERLTQTGLDVGMENRCGSFFQMDQKILQTTCSAQGVEVLSLQEALEKYDWMADRYWNAVRKDKDKYTTFVAKQEQPKGVVVIAHKGTRAVFPVQACLYLSAAPVQTVHNIMIAEEGAELHVISGCASAEGAKRGSHLGVTEFYVGKNAHLTSTMIHNWNPHISVYPRSAAIVEENGVFISNYVCMHPVSRVQMYPEATLAENATARFSSIVVAHPGAHLDLGSRAVLQGKGSSAELVTRAITRGGTIISRGQIVGATEGTKGHIECRGLILTDGRIHAIPEIDGRVTGTELSHEAAVGKIAQDEIEYLMARGLSEEEATSTIIRGFLDVKIEGLPPVLQKQIDAAIDASEAGY from the coding sequence ATGCCAGCAGATATGAACGAGTTCTATACCCTCCCGGAGGCTGAACAGGAGCGTCTCACCCAGACCGGCCTCGACGTCGGCATGGAGAACAGGTGCGGGAGTTTCTTCCAGATGGACCAGAAGATCCTCCAGACCACCTGCTCGGCCCAGGGAGTCGAAGTCCTCTCCCTTCAGGAGGCCCTCGAGAAATACGACTGGATGGCCGACAGGTACTGGAACGCCGTCAGGAAGGACAAGGACAAGTACACGACGTTCGTCGCGAAGCAGGAGCAGCCGAAGGGGGTCGTCGTCATCGCCCACAAGGGCACCCGCGCCGTCTTCCCGGTGCAGGCCTGCCTGTACCTCTCCGCGGCGCCTGTCCAGACGGTGCACAACATCATGATCGCCGAGGAAGGGGCAGAACTCCACGTCATATCCGGTTGCGCCAGCGCCGAAGGGGCAAAGAGGGGCTCGCACCTCGGTGTCACCGAGTTCTATGTCGGTAAGAACGCCCACCTCACCTCGACGATGATCCACAACTGGAACCCGCACATCTCGGTCTATCCGCGGAGCGCCGCGATCGTCGAGGAGAACGGCGTCTTCATCTCCAACTATGTCTGCATGCACCCTGTCTCCCGCGTCCAGATGTACCCCGAGGCGACCCTTGCCGAAAATGCGACGGCACGTTTCTCCTCCATTGTCGTCGCCCACCCGGGTGCCCACCTTGACCTCGGCTCCCGCGCGGTCCTCCAGGGGAAGGGGAGCAGTGCCGAACTCGTGACCCGCGCCATCACCCGGGGCGGGACCATCATCTCCCGCGGCCAGATCGTCGGTGCCACCGAGGGGACAAAGGGGCACATCGAGTGCCGGGGCCTCATCCTCACCGACGGCAGGATCCACGCGATCCCCGAGATCGACGGACGGGTCACCGGCACCGAACTCTCCCACGAGGCAGCGGTCGGTAAGATCGCACAGGACGAGATCGAGTACCTGATGGCCCGCGGCCTCTCCGAGGAGGAGGCGACATCGACGATCATCCGCGGCTTCCTTGACGTGAAGATCGAGGGCCTGCCGCCGGTGCTCCAGAAACAGATCGACGCGGCGATCGACGCCTCAGAAGCAGGCTACTGA
- a CDS encoding ABC transporter ATP-binding protein has product MLKIENLKVRIGDREVLHGIDLQINDGETHVLMGPNGSGKSTLLMTIMGFGNYQVTEGRILYNNRDITHMPIDERAKLGIGMLFQRPPTISGLKLGKLLTAVAGGKTGDIPGYARSVNMEGFLERDINKGFSGGEIKRSEVLQLMVQRPDFVMADEPESGVDLENISLMGNAIARLLQKDLHIMNRQKSGLIITHTGHILNYLEADSGHVMIDGLIRCHGNPREILNVIKEKGYKECLACQQI; this is encoded by the coding sequence ATGCTCAAGATTGAGAACCTGAAGGTCAGGATCGGGGACCGCGAGGTCCTGCACGGGATAGACCTCCAGATCAACGACGGGGAGACGCATGTCCTGATGGGCCCGAATGGTTCAGGCAAGAGCACCCTGCTGATGACGATCATGGGGTTTGGCAACTACCAGGTGACCGAGGGACGTATCCTTTACAATAACAGGGACATCACCCACATGCCCATCGACGAGCGTGCAAAACTCGGGATCGGCATGCTCTTCCAGCGGCCTCCGACGATCTCCGGTCTCAAGCTCGGCAAACTCCTCACCGCCGTTGCAGGCGGCAAGACCGGTGACATACCGGGGTACGCCAGGTCTGTGAACATGGAAGGGTTCCTTGAGCGGGACATCAACAAGGGCTTTTCCGGCGGGGAGATCAAGCGGAGCGAGGTACTCCAGTTGATGGTCCAGAGGCCCGACTTCGTCATGGCCGACGAGCCTGAAAGCGGCGTCGACCTGGAGAACATCTCCCTGATGGGCAACGCTATCGCCCGTCTTCTCCAGAAGGATCTGCATATCATGAACCGCCAGAAGAGCGGGCTTATCATCACCCACACCGGCCATATCCTCAATTATCTTGAGGCCGATTCTGGTCACGTCATGATCGACGGGCTGATCCGGTGCCACGGCAACCCCCGCGAGATCCTCAACGTGATCAAGGAGAAAGGATACAAGGAGTGCCTCGCATGCCAGCAGATATGA
- a CDS encoding TIGR01458 family HAD-type hydrolase, with protein sequence MREIRGVLLDIDGVLYVGGQAVAGGREAVAWLRDNGIPFRCVSNTTSRSRRSIAEKLQGYGYEIDESLVFNPPVAAIHHIAGKRTFLLTRGSVRDDFEAAGIPIVEDGADAVVVGDAGDGFSYAAMNRTFRMVLDGAAIIALEKDRYWMGDGGLMLSAGPFVAALEYATGKTATVVGKPSAAFFSLALADMGVSPAQALMVGDDIRTDIGGAQGAGMKTALVMTGKFRKDIFDTSPYRPDHLLDSVADLPGTIEATYI encoded by the coding sequence ATGAGAGAGATCAGGGGCGTCCTCCTCGACATCGACGGCGTCCTCTATGTCGGCGGGCAGGCGGTTGCAGGGGGGAGGGAGGCAGTCGCATGGCTCAGGGACAACGGCATCCCCTTCAGGTGCGTCTCGAACACGACAAGCAGGTCGCGCCGCTCGATCGCGGAAAAGTTGCAGGGCTATGGCTACGAGATCGACGAAAGCCTCGTCTTCAACCCGCCGGTCGCCGCGATCCATCATATTGCAGGAAAAAGGACCTTCCTCCTCACGCGGGGCAGTGTCAGGGATGACTTTGAGGCGGCAGGCATACCCATCGTCGAGGACGGCGCGGATGCCGTCGTCGTCGGCGACGCGGGAGACGGGTTCTCCTATGCCGCGATGAACCGGACCTTCAGGATGGTCCTGGACGGCGCCGCGATCATCGCCCTCGAAAAGGACAGGTACTGGATGGGCGACGGCGGCCTGATGCTCTCCGCAGGCCCCTTCGTCGCCGCCCTCGAATATGCCACAGGGAAGACGGCGACGGTCGTCGGAAAACCCTCGGCCGCATTCTTCTCCCTTGCCCTCGCCGACATGGGAGTGTCCCCTGCACAGGCGCTGATGGTCGGCGACGACATCAGGACCGACATCGGCGGGGCGCAAGGAGCAGGGATGAAGACAGCCCTCGTCATGACAGGAAAGTTCAGAAAAGATATTTTTGACACCTCGCCGTACAGGCCCGACCACCTCCTCGATTCTGTCGCTGACCTGCCGGGGACCATCGAAGCAACATATATATAG
- a CDS encoding nucleoside-triphosphatase codes for MRDDGPEEGGGGGVLTAGNILITGAPGTGKTTLIRRVAEGMASVAGFYTAEIREQGRRTGFELVGFDGRRALLAHTGIRGRHRVGRYGVDVAAFEAFLAATRFSGEGVRLVVVDEIGKMECLSPCFRDLMVTLLDGPLPVVATVALRGDSFIEGLKERPDVRLVAVTEANRDALLPVLRLEAASLAGEGKAHMPPHRPGG; via the coding sequence GTGCGAGATGACGGTCCGGAGGAAGGAGGGGGGGGAGGAGTCCTGACGGCCGGGAACATCCTGATCACCGGGGCGCCGGGGACAGGGAAGACGACTCTCATCCGCCGGGTCGCTGAGGGGATGGCCAGCGTCGCCGGTTTTTACACGGCCGAGATCCGGGAGCAGGGGAGACGGACAGGTTTTGAACTGGTGGGTTTCGACGGCAGGCGGGCCCTGCTTGCGCATACCGGGATCCGGGGCCGGCATCGCGTGGGGAGGTATGGCGTGGACGTCGCCGCGTTCGAGGCCTTCCTTGCCGCCACCCGATTTTCGGGCGAAGGGGTGCGTCTTGTCGTCGTCGACGAGATAGGGAAGATGGAGTGCCTCTCCCCTTGCTTCAGGGACCTGATGGTCACTCTCCTCGACGGCCCCCTCCCGGTGGTGGCGACGGTCGCCCTCAGGGGCGACTCTTTTATCGAGGGGTTGAAGGAGAGGCCGGACGTGCGCCTTGTCGCCGTGACGGAGGCGAACAGGGACGCCCTGCTGCCTGTGCTCCGCCTGGAGGCGGCGTCCCTTGCTGGCGAGGGCAAGGCCCATATGCCGCCGCACCGACCGGGTGGGTGA
- a CDS encoding ROK family protein: MERRTVVAVDIGATHYRAGLVADDGSIVRLETGDTPRVGESGLVVTRAVADAVEAVTGDASPSAIGIASAGPLDCAAGVIVRSPNMAFPEVPLRGPLEGRFGLPVFLLNDCRAGALGERWQGAGRGVENLVYVTLSTGVGGGAVVNGRLLLGRSGNAGEVGHLFVDTAYGCVCGCGHPGHWEAYASGTGMPRFFSAWLEGQGSAPSFDAATSAGILGAAERGETLALSFMDALGRINARALSDIVVAYEPEVVVLDGPLAQHHGDLLIRHMLPHVDRYLPLPRLAVSPLGGRAPLLGAAAYALGIW; encoded by the coding sequence ATGGAGAGGAGGACAGTGGTCGCCGTCGATATCGGCGCCACCCACTACCGGGCCGGGCTTGTGGCGGATGACGGGTCTATTGTCAGGCTTGAAACCGGGGACACGCCGCGGGTCGGGGAGTCGGGACTGGTTGTGACCCGTGCGGTCGCGGACGCGGTCGAGGCGGTGACCGGCGACGCCTCGCCGTCGGCGATCGGGATCGCCTCGGCAGGTCCCCTCGACTGTGCCGCGGGCGTGATCGTCCGCTCGCCGAACATGGCCTTCCCCGAGGTGCCGCTCCGCGGACCCCTGGAGGGGCGTTTCGGTCTCCCTGTCTTTCTTCTCAACGACTGCCGGGCCGGAGCCCTCGGTGAGAGGTGGCAGGGGGCCGGGCGGGGTGTCGAGAACCTCGTCTATGTCACCCTCTCGACAGGGGTCGGCGGCGGTGCGGTGGTGAACGGCCGCCTGCTCCTCGGGCGGTCGGGGAACGCGGGGGAGGTCGGCCACCTCTTCGTGGACACGGCCTACGGCTGCGTCTGCGGCTGCGGCCACCCCGGCCACTGGGAGGCCTATGCTTCGGGGACAGGGATGCCCCGTTTCTTTTCGGCCTGGCTGGAAGGGCAGGGGTCGGCGCCGTCCTTCGACGCAGCGACGAGCGCCGGCATCCTCGGTGCCGCGGAGAGGGGCGAAACCCTCGCCCTCTCCTTCATGGACGCCCTCGGCAGGATCAACGCCCGCGCCCTCTCCGACATCGTCGTCGCCTACGAACCCGAGGTGGTCGTCCTCGACGGTCCCCTGGCGCAGCACCACGGCGACCTCCTGATCAGGCACATGCTCCCGCATGTCGACCGCTACCTCCCCCTCCCGCGGCTTGCGGTCAGTCCCCTCGGGGGCAGGGCGCCCCTCCTCGGTGCGGCGGCGTACGCGCTCGGGATATGGTGA
- a CDS encoding helix-turn-helix transcriptional regulator — protein sequence MQTKMREYRAKTGLTQEELATRVGVRRETIVFLEKGKYNPSLRLAWRVARELGAGIEEVFIFGEEDLEK from the coding sequence ATGCAGACGAAAATGCGCGAATACCGGGCAAAGACCGGGCTCACCCAGGAGGAACTCGCCACACGGGTCGGCGTCAGGAGGGAGACGATCGTCTTCCTGGAGAAGGGGAAGTACAACCCCTCCCTCAGGCTTGCCTGGCGGGTCGCCCGCGAACTCGGCGCCGGGATCGAGGAGGTCTTCATCTTCGGTGAGGAGGACCTGGAGAAATGA
- a CDS encoding ABC transporter permease: MNSVLTVARKEAGQILRSRQLLVSAALVTLVFSATAIPAVLATGGYAALDRVGFMLLVVIGIFIGYIFSGQAFLREKTEGTIETLLCSPLSLREIWLGKVIGVTLPAYALTLGGAAVLVAGPSAVTGALILPSGPMVFHLLVVVPAFIAVAVGMLGLVQLLLGMRENQIINMAVVFLVIFFFSASAGLMGADFQVTWTVEGMFLAVALFLLLLLRGATRFLDRERIVTTIP; the protein is encoded by the coding sequence ATGAACAGCGTCCTCACTGTCGCGAGAAAGGAGGCAGGCCAGATCCTCAGGTCGCGCCAGCTTCTGGTCTCGGCGGCCCTGGTCACCCTCGTCTTCTCCGCGACCGCAATCCCGGCCGTGCTCGCCACCGGCGGCTATGCCGCCCTCGACCGCGTCGGGTTCATGCTCCTCGTCGTGATCGGGATCTTCATCGGCTACATCTTCTCGGGACAGGCCTTCCTGCGGGAGAAGACAGAGGGGACGATCGAGACCCTCCTCTGTTCGCCCCTCTCCCTGCGGGAGATCTGGCTCGGCAAGGTGATCGGCGTCACCCTCCCGGCCTATGCCCTCACCCTCGGCGGTGCAGCTGTCCTCGTCGCCGGGCCCTCGGCCGTGACAGGGGCGCTGATTCTCCCGTCCGGCCCCATGGTCTTCCATCTCCTCGTCGTCGTCCCGGCCTTCATCGCCGTGGCCGTCGGCATGCTCGGGCTTGTCCAGCTCCTTCTCGGGATGCGGGAGAACCAGATCATCAACATGGCCGTGGTCTTCCTGGTCATCTTCTTCTTCTCGGCCTCGGCCGGGCTGATGGGGGCCGACTTCCAGGTGACCTGGACGGTGGAGGGGATGTTCCTTGCCGTCGCCCTCTTCCTCCTCCTCCTCCTCAGGGGGGCGACGCGGTTCCTGGACCGCGAGCGGATCGTGACCACCATCCCCTGA